The DNA segment CAAACGCCAAGATTTATTAAAACCTTCTTCAGATCCTTAGCTTTCTTTATACTCTCAAAATCATCGGTTACAACTAATGGTATATCTGGAATATTATCAATTATATGTCCCCTTGCCTTAACTATTTCCTTCTGAGATGTTGCAGCTATTGCCGAAAATAATGCTAAGCGTTTTTCTTTCTTCGGGATCTTTTTATAAATCTTTTTTTCAACAACTGGTGGATGAGCTAAACGTCCACCAACAGTTCCTGGAGCAAAAGCAGCCCTGCTACTATCCCTTAAACGTGGGACTCTTGAGAGCCCCCGTCCAACACCCCATGATTCCGCTGTTGTTCTCTTTCCAGCATATAGATCTCTACCTTTGGGCTGTAGAGAATGGGACTGGATAGCTATAACTGCACGCTTTATGACGTCAGGTCTAAAGGGTGATCTAAAGACTTCTGGCAGACGTATTCTGCTAACCTGCTTTCCCTCAAGATTGAAAACTTTAGCGTAAAGTTTTGCCAAAGCTTACGCCTCCTAAACACCTTGCTGAGACTCGAGTGATATAAAAGTTATTTGTGGTGGCGTTTCAATTATTCTTTTTGGCGGGCGGGCTGGATACCTTAATCTTATTAATCTCTTAGATGGTCCAGGAACACTTCCACTTAACATTACATATGAGCCCTTAACTAAACCATAATGTAAGAAGCCACCTTCTGGAGTTATCTCCTTACCGTCATTACCAATTTTAATTATGCGTTTATTATATTCTATTCTTTGATGATAACCCATTTGCCCAGCTCTTGGAACAGTATAGATAACTCTCTTAAGCCCCCAGGCGCCTAAAGTTCCAACACCGCGTTTAGTTTTACGGCTCTTGTGCTGTAGAATCCTCACTCCCCATCTCTTCACCGGTCCCTGAAAACCTTTACCTTTAGATATAGCTACTACATCAACGAACTGCCCCTCTTTAAAGACCTCATTCACCGAAACAATTTTACCTAAAATTCTCTTAATGTACTCAAACTGTTCCTTGAGCGTGCCTCCACCGACCTTGATTTCCATCAAATCTGGCTTCTTTTTTGGAACGCTGGTTAATCTAGGTTGAGTTGCGGCTAAAACTCTGAATTCAACAATATTGTTTAGGGAATCTTCGATCCTCTTTAGTTTTTCCTCAATCATTTCGTCACTAACCTTTTTAGGAATAGTTATTAGCCTTTCAAAGTCTTTAGGCAATGGATTAGCCCAGATTTCTGTCAGCGTTTTAAGTCCACTCTCATCTCTTATATATGCTCTAAAAGCAGCTATATAGATTGGTGGCGCATCTATTACTGTAACTGGTTGAACAACTTCTTTACCGAAATTTGGTGAGCCAGGCTCATTATTGACAACAATAGCATAAGTCATCCCAGCTTTATAACCAGCGAACCCAAGTAATACCGGACCCTCTTTAACTTCTGGCCAATATCTTATTCGTCCGATTGAACGTGAAGCTCTACCCCTAGGTAAATAGGCTAATGAACCCCTTTTTGGGGCATTAATCTTTCTGTGACCCACTTGCCTTCGGTCTCCTTTTAATCTTCGGGTTTAAACCCTTATTAGTCTCTCATCAAGATAAGAGAAATAAGTTATAAACCTTTTCCTTTTATTTACTCATAGCACTATATTTAAGTTAATTATTTTATAATTGATGTCAATCTCTTAGATTGGTATAAAATATGTGTGGAATAAGCTATTCCTTAAACTTTAAGAGGGGCATATTCAACATTATTCATTATTCCATCTAGATTAGGTGGGTTAAAATTGAGCCTTCCAGAAATGCTATTAAGGGAGAAGATTAGAAACTTCCTTGAGGAAGACGTGGGTTTAGGTGATATAACAACAGAGCTTATTGTTCCAATGGAAGTCAAAGTGCGGGCTAAAATAGTTGCGAAGGAGCATATTGTTATAGCTGGATTATATGAGCTGAAAATCATCTTTGATATGATCGGCGCTAAAATAACATACTTTGTCAATGAAGGCGATGAGGTTCCGTCAAACACTGTCATCGCTGAGGTTGAAGGGGATGGAAGGGCTATCTTGGCTGTTGAAAGAACAGCACTAAACATATTCTCACGTATGTGCGGCGTGGCCACAGCCACGAGGAGATTGGTAAAGAAGCTTAAGGATGCTGGACTAAATGTGCGTGTGGCGGCAACTAGGAAAACAGCTCCTGGACTGCGATACTTTGATAAAAGGGCAGTTATTGTTGGTGGAGGCGACCCTCATAGACTTGGACTTGATGATCAAATATTGATTAAGGATAATCACATAGTTATTGCTGGCAGTATTGAGGAGGCGCTTAAAAGAGCCCGTGCTTCAGCAAGCTTTTCTAAGAAAATAGAGGTAGAGGTGAGAAATGCTGAGGAGGCTATAGAAGCAGCTAAATTAGGGGCTGAAATAATAATGCTTGATAATATGACTGTTGAGGAAGTCTCCAAGGTGATAGAAGCGCTGGAGAAGATGGGCTTCCGCAATAAAATCCTTATAGAAATTTCTGGTGGAATAAATGAGGAGAACATTGTTCGTTACGGGGAGCTTAAGCCAGATATAATTTCTGTTGGTGAATTGACGCATTCAGTTAAGTCAGCTGATATAAGCTTGGAGGTTGTTGAGGTCATTTCAGCCCAGCAGCCTCTTTAACTATAGTGGTGACTAATGATGCTGGCGCATTAGTCTTTATTCCTCTATTGTGAAAGTGTGTCCTAACGGCTGTAAAGCTCATTTCTCTTATAATATTAATCACATTTTTTAATGAAGGTGTAGGTGCGCCGATTTTATCACATATTTTATCAATAACATAGTATGTTGCCGGAGCACCTACTTCATCTTTTATCAGAGATATTATTCTTTGAACCTCACTACCCACATAGTTCAAACTTTTTAGGCTATCTTCCATAAGCATGTAGAAATCTTTATCAACTATTTCTCCAATCCATAATGGCCCAGCAGCCTTTAGTGGTGATCCACACTCCTTGCATTTCATGTCACGCGCCAATACTGCTTCTCTAAAGACTTCTCTGTGAAGACATTTAAAGCAATGTAGAATGTATCCCATTTCTTCCAAGCTTTTATCTGCACTCTTAGCACCATAACTTATCTGCGCATATAGGCGGATGTAATAGTCTGTGCTGTGGCTGAATACTATTTTAACACCAATATTATATTTAGCTGCAGTCATGGTTAAGCAGCCAGCTAAAAGTCTCACAGCGATTTCATGACAGTATTCGGTTCTGAGAGATAAACCCCCGTACTTTCTAAGAGCGACTCTTGGATAAACGCCACATAGAGGAGCCATATCGGTAGCAGTTAATGCCAATAACCCTCCATCCCTTAAAGCTCTTATGGCTGAGTCCAGATATGGAACTGGCGAACCAAATGGGTCAATATCTATGAAATCGAATCTCTTCTTTGGCGCTGCATATCTTGCTAAGAATAGATTTGCATCTTCATTTGATGCAAACACACGGTCAAAAAGTTTATTAAGATTAATATTATACTGAGCAACAGCATAAGCTTTTTCATTTATATCGTTAATGTAAACGGCGCTAACTCCATTAACTTCCTTAGCGAAACGTATTCCTCTAACCCCACAACCAGCTAATGGCTCAGAAACCTTTAATTCCCTATTAACGATTCTCTGATAAGACTGAAGAGCTAAAACGGCTATGTCCCTACATATTTTCATTCTAGGATTATAGAAAACTGGGGCTCTAGAAAACACGTAGTTCCATGCACCCCTTCTAAGCACCTCAAATTTAGGAATAATAATATTGGCGGAACCCTCTTGTATAATCTTTATAGGGAAGCCAAAATCCAGGGTATTTCCCTCAGTTTTTGTCATACGCATCACGAAAATATTAGCGAAAATATAATTTTCTTTGGAAAAGTTAAACTTTTATTAAGATCTAGAGCATCTGATATTTTGGTTAGTGGTGAGAAAACCAGTTGAAGTTTAAAGAATTAGGTTGGAACGGTTTCCTTCTCGAAATTCCAGAGGAGATGCGTCTAACAACCGAGGGAGGAAGCTTAAGTTCAGGTTATCTTAAATTCGAGATGGAAAATTTCTTAATGGAGATTCGCTGGGATCCTATTGATCCAAAGAAGGTTAAGCCCCTAGCTGAGATAGCCGATTCCTTCCTTAAAACCGTTAAAAAAGCTCTTAAGAAAGCAAGCAAAAAAGAGGTCGATTTAAAGGTTAAGGAGACAGGGAGCTCTCTCATATCTTCCCACAACGCTTACTTTATGGTGCTTAAACCTGGAGAGAACATAGATGAGCCAGTTTATATATGGACATGTGATAAGAGCAGACGTGCAATAATAATTCACTTTACATCACTTTTAGCTAGCGAAGAGAGTAGGAGTATAATTGAACATATAATTAACTCGCTTAAATGTCACATAGAGGAAGAGTTTGTTCCATGGATTGCATTAAATCTTCGCTTTAACATACCGTCTTCATTCCTGCTTTCTGATAGGAGAATCGCTGTCGGAAGAACGTACTTAACGTTTAATGAACAAAAATTTTCTGCATTCGCTGAAATAGGTAGAAAACTAGTAATCGAGTACTTCTCTATGGCAAATGTTATTTTCGAGGATTCATATAAAGATATTGAATCATGGTTTCAAAATAATTACTGGAAAGATTTGAAGAAACGCTGTAAAAATGTTGCATTTCAAACAACGGAAACAAAAAGAATTCTACGGCATAATGTAGTATATAAGCGTGGAATTAAAAACTCAGGTTTATTCACGAGGAGGACCACATTATGCGAAAACTTAACTTGGTATTGTTCAAAATCGAACCGCATTTATTCAGTAACGTACCTATCTTATGTTGGCAGACCTTTCTTTCTAAGAAGAAAGCTTGATGAGGAAACTGATAGAAGGATAATGCAGGAATTCCTTTCCTCACTGAGATGTCACATCTAAATCATGGC comes from the Candidatus Bathyarchaeia archaeon genome and includes:
- the rpl4p gene encoding 50S ribosomal protein L4, with amino-acid sequence MAKLYAKVFNLEGKQVSRIRLPEVFRSPFRPDVIKRAVIAIQSHSLQPKGRDLYAGKRTTAESWGVGRGLSRVPRLRDSSRAAFAPGTVGGRLAHPPVVEKKIYKKIPKKEKRLALFSAIAATSQKEIVKARGHIIDNIPDIPLVVTDDFESIKKAKDLKKVLINLGVWSDIERVKESIKVRSGKGKMRGRRIKMAVGPLIVISKDDGIVEAARNLPGVDVVNIKDLNPELLAPGTHPGRLTIWTSSSIKELSKMSLIKEEVD
- a CDS encoding 50S ribosomal protein L3; the encoded protein is MGHRKINAPKRGSLAYLPRGRASRSIGRIRYWPEVKEGPVLLGFAGYKAGMTYAIVVNNEPGSPNFGKEVVQPVTVIDAPPIYIAAFRAYIRDESGLKTLTEIWANPLPKDFERLITIPKKVSDEMIEEKLKRIEDSLNNIVEFRVLAATQPRLTSVPKKKPDLMEIKVGGGTLKEQFEYIKRILGKIVSVNEVFKEGQFVDVVAISKGKGFQGPVKRWGVRILQHKSRKTKRGVGTLGAWGLKRVIYTVPRAGQMGYHQRIEYNKRIIKIGNDGKEITPEGGFLHYGLVKGSYVMLSGSVPGPSKRLIRLRYPARPPKRIIETPPQITFISLESQQGV
- the nadC gene encoding carboxylating nicotinate-nucleotide diphosphorylase; protein product: MSLPEMLLREKIRNFLEEDVGLGDITTELIVPMEVKVRAKIVAKEHIVIAGLYELKIIFDMIGAKITYFVNEGDEVPSNTVIAEVEGDGRAILAVERTALNIFSRMCGVATATRRLVKKLKDAGLNVRVAATRKTAPGLRYFDKRAVIVGGGDPHRLGLDDQILIKDNHIVIAGSIEEALKRARASASFSKKIEVEVRNAEEAIEAAKLGAEIIMLDNMTVEEVSKVIEALEKMGFRNKILIEISGGINEENIVRYGELKPDIISVGELTHSVKSADISLEVVEVISAQQPL
- a CDS encoding tRNA (guanine(10)-N(2))-dimethyltransferase, with amino-acid sequence MTKTEGNTLDFGFPIKIIQEGSANIIIPKFEVLRRGAWNYVFSRAPVFYNPRMKICRDIAVLALQSYQRIVNRELKVSEPLAGCGVRGIRFAKEVNGVSAVYINDINEKAYAVAQYNINLNKLFDRVFASNEDANLFLARYAAPKKRFDFIDIDPFGSPVPYLDSAIRALRDGGLLALTATDMAPLCGVYPRVALRKYGGLSLRTEYCHEIAVRLLAGCLTMTAAKYNIGVKIVFSHSTDYYIRLYAQISYGAKSADKSLEEMGYILHCFKCLHREVFREAVLARDMKCKECGSPLKAAGPLWIGEIVDKDFYMLMEDSLKSLNYVGSEVQRIISLIKDEVGAPATYYVIDKICDKIGAPTPSLKNVINIIREMSFTAVRTHFHNRGIKTNAPASLVTTIVKEAAGLK